The Anastrepha ludens isolate Willacy chromosome 2, idAnaLude1.1, whole genome shotgun sequence genome contains a region encoding:
- the LOC128860817 gene encoding putative flavin-containing monoamine oxidase AofH, producing MEIECEIQLGPPERSPKVDVLVVGAGISGLVTAYRLLEKDPSLRIRILEADVVIGGNLLQSPLGEIGAKWLEESQTHMHQLLHRLGVSTRQRTIVDETLPRCWELDESVSANLAKYELQRYIKELQLKTPFFKPGRFSIRKDSTKMERHIKNRLFFNESRKFMTNLVELVCGSKATNITYKEFMSLCYGCGGLQNIINIYLECPNTLLEFDSTQLLKALTQRLQHTEILLSRRVKSICHYKDYVEVHDSTQDIHTTDALIFAIPLNCLQQINIAPPVPVELRKVMNNKLKAEKSVTSFIASYSDGHWRKAGYSGNFLKTEPLILGYEYRPNVYVGMMVHDNTMDALVRAIVLDALAQNFGDEMKRPHSYNQHTFELSNLAHVPLTTPWHRVIWSSSAAASTCYRGFLGGAVQSGLRAAMNALLIVRPQTVTWTDVADVHCQNCPNIKSIGVLQLWMSGLNLYNVGYYSLYASSVLVALQLAYKKFG from the exons ATGGAAATTGAATGTGAAATACAACTCGGACCACCTGAACGCTCTCCAAAGGTGGATGTTTTAGTAGTGGGTGCGGGTATATCTGGATTGGTGACGGCATATCGGCTTTTGGAAAAAGATCCCTCTTTACGAATCAGAATACTGGAGGCAGATGTTGTCATTGGTGGGAATTTGCTACAATCACCTCTGGGTGAAATCGGCGCCAAATGGTTAGAAGAgtcacaaacacatatgcaccagttgcttcatcgaTTGGGAGTGTCGACGCGGCAGCGGACAATTGTAGATGAAACATTGCCGCGTTGTTGGGAACTGGATGAAAGTGTATCCGCAAATTTGGCCAAATACGAACTGCAACGCTACATAAAGGAATTGCAGTTGAAGACACCCTTCTTCAAGCCAGGACGCTTTAG CATAAGAAAAGACTCAACTAAAATGGAGAGACATATAAAAAACCGGTTATTTTTCAATGAATCCCGTAAATTTATGACGAATCTAGTGGAATTGGTTTGCGGATCGAAGGCGACTAATATCACTTACAAAGAATTCATGAGCCTTTGTTATGGTTGCGGTGGCTTACAAAATATAATCAATAT CTACTTGGAATGCCCGAATACTTTGCTAGAGTTCGACAGCACGCAACTACTCAAGGCACTCACACAAAGATTGCAACATACAGAAATTCTACTCTCGCGAAGAGTGAAATCTATATGTCATTACAAAGACTATGTTGAGGTGCATGACTCTACACAAGATATCCACACAACCGATGCTCTTATCTTCGCAATTCCATTAAATTGTTTACAACAGATCAACATCGCACCGCCAGTGCCCGTGGAGCTGCGCAAAGTTATGAACAATAAATTGAAAGCGGAGAAAAGCGTGACCAGCTTTATAGCTAGTTACAGTGATGGTCACTGGCGGAAAGCCGGCTACTCAGGCAATTTCCTAAAAACTGAGCCGCTTATATTAGGCTACGAATACCGTCCCAACGTCTACGTGGGCATGATGGTTCATGATAATACTATGGATGCATTGGTGCGTGCAATTGTTTTGGACGCTTTGGCACAAAACTTTGGTGACGAAATGAAAAGGCCGCATAGCTACAATCAACACACATTTGAATTAAGTAATTTGGCGCATGTGCCCCTCACGACGCCTTGGCATCGCGTCATATGGTCATCATCGGCTGCTGCGTCCACCTGCTATCGCGGCTTCCTGGGTGGTGCGGTACAAAGTGGGCTGCGGGCTGCAATGAATGCGCTATTAATAGTGAGACCACAGACAGTGACCTGGACGGACGTCGCCGATGTACATTGTCAAAATTGCCCAAACATTAAAAGTATTGGAGTGCTACAATTGTGGATGAGTGGGCTCAACCTCTATAATGTGGGCTACTACTCTTTATATGCATCGAGTGTACTTGTAGCGTTGCAACTCGCctataaaaaatttggttaa